One segment of Acidianus sp. HS-5 DNA contains the following:
- the cas7d gene encoding type I-D CRISPR-associated protein Cas7/Csc2, which translates to MNFRIRGEKDRIFSKGYKTEVVYAIISKGIPLFRTEGVGDISTVSVIVDKESYELPVILPEKIQAKLRRVMLENLRREYSNFDQGMKDKIRETAKSLGYKRTEGEWNCYIAPPQERTSSTDIGMCGYCPSCTILGNITDDSMMSDLNTAYGIKSRVVHDIAFSLVDYKKAVMELTHNKVADGVSYTGQSLYSDLHVSPGVVFIGKSTAYDLTKNEFEVVLDALTKVTRLGGGETKYGSVETRILGVKSSDKETISSYDIMRDIIGKHKGEMVDLEEYINEVKGLLKNNGFEEYTYKVNYSEAWEDSLDYAGKIRDFINVVEGKTGGKGKRKSKGGEE; encoded by the coding sequence ATGAACTTTAGGATAAGAGGAGAAAAAGATAGGATATTCTCAAAAGGATATAAGACAGAGGTAGTATATGCAATAATATCAAAAGGTATACCACTATTTAGGACTGAAGGTGTAGGTGACATAAGTACTGTAAGCGTTATAGTAGATAAGGAGAGCTATGAACTTCCCGTTATCTTACCGGAAAAGATTCAGGCAAAGCTAAGGAGGGTAATGTTGGAAAATTTAAGGAGGGAGTACTCCAACTTTGATCAAGGGATGAAGGATAAGATAAGGGAGACAGCAAAGTCCTTGGGTTATAAGAGGACTGAAGGCGAATGGAACTGTTATATTGCACCACCCCAGGAGAGGACTTCGTCTACTGACATAGGCATGTGCGGTTACTGTCCTTCATGCACTATCTTAGGTAATATAACTGACGATAGCATGATGAGTGATTTGAACACTGCCTACGGAATAAAGAGCAGGGTTGTACATGATATAGCGTTCTCCCTAGTTGATTATAAGAAGGCAGTAATGGAGTTGACACATAACAAGGTAGCTGACGGAGTTAGTTACACCGGGCAAAGCTTATACTCTGATCTTCACGTGTCTCCAGGAGTAGTCTTCATAGGTAAGTCTACTGCCTATGATTTAACTAAGAACGAGTTCGAGGTAGTCTTAGATGCGTTAACAAAGGTAACGAGACTTGGCGGGGGAGAGACTAAATACGGCTCAGTTGAAACTAGGATATTGGGCGTAAAGTCTTCAGATAAGGAGACCATAAGTAGTTACGATATAATGAGGGATATAATAGGGAAACACAAGGGAGAAATGGTAGATCTTGAAGAGTATATAAACGAAGTTAAGGGATTGCTGAAGAACAATGGTTTTGAAGAATATACCTATAAGGTCAACTACAGTGAAGCCTGGGAGGACAGCCTAGACTACGCTGGAAAAATAAGGGACTTCATTAACGTAGTAGAAGGTAAAACAGGAGGTAAAGGGAAGAGGAAGAGTAAAGGAGGAGAGGAATGA